TCAACTCGGCCAGGCGGGACTGCCCGGCCGATTCGAAGACGAGCGGGTCGGGCGGGTCGAAGTCCGGCTTCAGCCGCTCGGCCGTGGCCGCCGCCTGGGCCAAGGCCGCCTCGCCCTGGCGAATCTGTTCCAGGCGCGTCGTCAGCCGCACCCGGCGGGAGGCCAGGACCCGGCCTTCCAGTTCGGAGGCGGCCCCGGCCAGGGTAGCCACCTGCGTCTCTCTGGACCGTAGCCGGACCTCCTCGTCCAGGAGGGCCTGGCGCTGACCGCGGGCGGCCTGCAGGAGGGTCTCCAGCCGCTGGACCTCAACCCGCTTCAGAGCCACCGGCTGGGTCGGCGCACGGTCCGTGCCGATCTTGGCCACCTGCTCGGCGAGGACCTTGACGGCCCGTTGGACGGACAGGTCCTCCTGCCCGGCCTGGGCCAGGTTGGCCAGCTTCTCGCCGATCTGGGCGGCCAGCTCGATCTGGTCCGTCCCGAGTTGGGGTAGGCAGCAAGTGGAGGTGAACTCGCCGTCGCCCAGGCCCAGGTGGGTCTCGGCGAAGCGCAGCTCGTGGCGACGGTCCTGACCGAACTTCTTGGTGAGGTCCTTCCCGGTGGCCGCGTCGAAGATTCGCGTGGCCAGAGGTCCGGCGCCGAAATCGCGCTCGACCCGGAAGCGCCCGCCGCCTTTCAACTCGTACTCGAGGGCCCCGCGATAGTCCCCGCCGCCCCAGGGGCGGTAGCGGTCGAGCTCGGGCAGCTTGGCCTCCCGTTGGGCCATCGGCTTCTGGAGACCGTACAGCATCCCCTGGATGAACCGCTGCAGGGTGCTCTTGCCGGCCTCGTTCAGGCCGTGGATGATGTTCAGGCCGTCGCCCAAGGCCAGGTTCAGGTCCTTGAGCCGGCCAAAGCCCTTGACCTCGAGTTTGGTCAACTTCATCCGGCCACCGACCTCCCTTCGAAGGCCGACAGGCCGGCCGTCAGCACGCGCCGCCAGAAGGGCTCACGCTCGGGCTCGGCGACGATCTTGGCGATGACCTCGCGGACAAAGACGGCCCGGGCCGACTCGCCCTTGGCCAAGGCCTCGAGGTCCCAGTCCGGACGGGTCTCATCCTGCCACTCGACGAAGTGGAACGACGGTTTGACCTGCGCCTTCACGGTCCTGAGGTCGAGCTCCAGGGAAGGATCCAGGCGGCCGGTCAGGGTCAGGCGGAAAAGGTCCCTCCGCCGCGCCGCCTCCTCGGCCACCCCGAGCAGACGGGCGGCGGCCTCCTCATCGCTGCGTATTCCGGTCAGGTCGACCGGCTGGGTGACGTGGGCGCGCCGGCCGAGCGGGCGGAACTCGGCCCTGGCCGGACGGCCGTGCTCGCCGTAATCGATCAGGTAGACGCCGTGCTCCCCGGGTTCGCCGAAGTTCAGGCCTTCCGGGCTACCCGGATAGACGACCATGGTCCGGTCGAGACAGGCCGCCCGCCGCCGGTGGTAATGGCCGAGGGCCACGTAGTCGAAGTCGGCTTGGGCCGCCCGCGCCGGGTCGATGGGCTGGAAGAGGGCGACCCCGTCCGGGACCGAGGTCGTCTCCGAACCGTGGATCAAGAGCACCCGGAACAGGGCCGGGTCGTCGATCAAGGCGGCCAGGTCGACCGAGCCGAGGGCGTCTTCGTCCGAGTCATAGCGGTAGGCGCCGAAGCCATGGATGACGAGGCCGAGGTCGGGGCGACCGGCCGTCTCCAGCTGACCCGGCTCACGGCGGCCGAAGATATGGACGTTGCGGGGCCAATCGAGGGTCAGGTAGTACGACTCGGGGACCAGCGGGTCGTGGTTCCCGGGGGCGATGAAGACCGGGGTCGACCCCAGATCGGCCATCAGATCGCGCAGGAAGTTGACGGTCGCCTTGGTCACCCAGCGATGTTCAAAGAGGTCGCCGGCGATGAGGACGGCCGAGACTCGCCCGCGCGAGGCCATCGCCACCGCGTCGGCGAAGGTCTGGCGGACCTCGGCCCGTCTGGCCTTGGCCAGGTCGGGCGGGAGCCCTATCCCGTCGAACCTCGAATCCAGGTGGACGTCACTGAGGTGCAAGAGCTTGGGCAATTTCGAGCCTCCCCGGGCGCCGGCCGTCGGGAACCGGCGCGAAGCGCCTTTGGGCCTGTATTCGCGGCCTCCGGGGTGGTCTCCTTCAAGAAAGTGGGAGGTCCGCCGTCCCGCCCCTGGTCAACCAGAAAGTACCTCGTAAACCGCCACTCCGCGGGGCTCAAGCTATGCGGTGAGGAGGTGAGACGAGAAGTGAGAATGACCGAGATCGAACTGCTCCAGCTCAACGAGGCGATGAAAGGCACGGAAGCCTGCCTCGAGAAGGCCGCCGTGCTGGCCGGCCAGTGCGAGGACCAGGAGGTCCGAAACATGCTCGAGCGGACCCAGCGAATCTACCAGCAGCACTACGACGAGATGGTCCGGCTGGTCAACGAGTCCAACGTAACCGAGGGGTTCACTGCCGAGACTAGGCGGACGGTCACCGGGGCTCACCACCAGAACCCCGGTTACACCACCCCAAGCTGGACCGGGCCGAATTACGGCGAGACCACCGAGCGGAACGAGCGGATGGAAGGCCTCGACCATTTCGGCAACGTCCGCACTTAGGCACCCGCTCTCTCGAAGGGAGGACGAAGCATGACCCATGTGACTGGGCAGTATGGCCCCGGTAGACTGAGCCCGAAAAGCATCGCCACGAGCTTCCTTGAAGGGGCCAAGTTCATGGCCGTCGAGGATACCCGGTCGGCCCTGGAGAGCGCGACACCACAGGTCCGGCGGGCCTTCGCCCGGATGGCCGACGATCAGTTGAGGGTGCACGAGGACTGGTTTGAAGTGATGGAGCGCAAGGGTTGGTACAAGGTCGTGCCGGCCAACAACGAGACCCTGAACATGGTCCGCGCGGAAGCCCGCACGATCGGGGCTTACGGGGGGACCGGTTCGATGGGGGTCATCGGGCGGACCGGCAACTTCCCGTCCAACTGGCCCAACGAAGGTAACCGCTGATCGGCCAAGACTGATCGGGTCCCTCTGGTCCCGCGGGCGGGCAGGAGACCGCGAATCCCCGCCGAAAAGTACAGCGACGGCCGCCCGCCCGGGCCACCGGGGGGCGGCCGTCGTGCTTTCATCCCGCCCTTTTCGGAGGATTCCTTGAAACTTTGCTCTCTGGCCAGTTGCAGCGGTGGCAACGCCTACCTGATCTCCGGACGCGACGGGACCTCGGTCCTGGTCGACTGCGGGTTATCCCTGCGCCGCCTGGAAGCCGGTCTGTTGGCGGCCGGGGTGTGCCCCGACGACCTGGCTGGAGTGTTCATGACCCACGAGCACGCCGACCATGTCCAGGCGCTCCGCTTGCGTCATCCCTTCCCGGCCCGCCACGGTCTGCCGGTCTTTGCCCCACCGGGCTTCTGGGAGGCCTTCCCGGCCCGCGACGGTCTGGACCGGCGGACCATCGGCAGCCGCCGATCGGTCACGGTCGGCGGCCTCACCGTGACCGCCTTTCCAAAGCCCCATGATGCCGCGGAGCCTGTCGGATACCTGGTCGAGGACGGACAGGAAGCGGTCGGCGTGGCCACCGATCTCGGCACCGTCACAAGGGACGTCCTGACCGCCCTCCGCGGCGCCGATCACCTGATCTTTGAGAGCAACCACGACCCGGTCCTCGAGGTCCGTTCAGGACGGCCGGCCTACCTGATTCGTCGGGTCCTCAGCGACCACGGCCATCTCTCCAACCAACAGGCCGGCCAAGCCCTGGCCCTCCTGGCCTCAGCCCGCACGCGGACGATTCTGTTGGCTCATCTCAGTGAGGACTGCAACCTGCCGGAACTGGCCCTCGAGACTGTCTCTGAATGCCTTGCCGGCTCGCCCTTCAGGGGGCTCTTGGCGACCGCGCCGCACCGGCATCCGTCGCCGATCTACTCACGGGACGGCGCCGGGCCCATTCGCGCGGACAACGATCTGACGAGGCGTCACGCCGCCGACCGAGGGTGATCGCCGCGGCCGGCCGGCCGGTAAGAGCGCGGTTTGTAAAGGTTTCTTGGTCTTGTCTACCACGTCTTACATAAAGAACCGCAAGGAAATTCAGGCTCGACGGCCAACTACTATTGGTTGCATGAGCTGGTTGCATGAGCGAGGTGAGTGCATTGAGCGACTTGTCCGAGAACCTCACTGGTGGAAAACCGATCCTGGTCGTCGAGGACGACCACGGCGTGACGATGGGCCTGTCTTATGCCCTGAAACAAGAAGGCTGGAGGGTTGCCGAAGCCCCCAGCCTGGCCGAGGCGAGGAAGCTCTACGCCGCCGAAGAGCCGGCCCTGGCCATCGTCGACATCGGTCTGCCCGACGGCAGCGGCTTCGACCTCGTCCGGGAATGGCGGAAGACGTCGCCTGTGCCGATCCTCTTCCTGACCGCCCGCGACCTCGAGGCCGACAAAGTCCTCGGCCTTGAGATCGGCGGCGACGACTACGTGACCAAGCCCTTCGGCGTCCGCGAGCTGGTCGCCCGCTGCCGGGCCCTGCTCCGGCGGGTCAAGGCCCCGGGGGCCGGGGAGGCCCCGACCTTCCGCACCTTCGACCTCCTGGTCGATATGGACAAGCGAAAGGTGCAAAAGGGTCAGGAGGTCGTCCACCTGACCCACACCGAGTTCGAGATCCTCCGTCACTTGGCCAAGCGGCCGGGCAAGGTCTTCTCCCGCGAGGAGCTGATCCAGTCGATCTGGGACGTCAATTTCTTCGGCGGCGCCAAGACGATCGACGTCCACATCCGCAACCTCCGGCAGAAGCTCGGCGATGGGCCCGACGGCAAGGGCTACGTCGAGACGGTCCGCGGCGCCGGCTACAAGTGGAGGGAGAGCTAGGCGTGCGCCGTTTCAACACCCTGCAATGGCGGATGATCGCGGCCTTCATCCTCGTCGTCGCGGTCATCCTGGCCAT
This DNA window, taken from Bacillota bacterium, encodes the following:
- a CDS encoding MBL fold metallo-hydrolase gives rise to the protein MKLCSLASCSGGNAYLISGRDGTSVLVDCGLSLRRLEAGLLAAGVCPDDLAGVFMTHEHADHVQALRLRHPFPARHGLPVFAPPGFWEAFPARDGLDRRTIGSRRSVTVGGLTVTAFPKPHDAAEPVGYLVEDGQEAVGVATDLGTVTRDVLTALRGADHLIFESNHDPVLEVRSGRPAYLIRRVLSDHGHLSNQQAGQALALLASARTRTILLAHLSEDCNLPELALETVSECLAGSPFRGLLATAPHRHPSPIYSRDGAGPIRADNDLTRRHAADRG
- a CDS encoding response regulator transcription factor, with amino-acid sequence MSDLSENLTGGKPILVVEDDHGVTMGLSYALKQEGWRVAEAPSLAEARKLYAAEEPALAIVDIGLPDGSGFDLVREWRKTSPVPILFLTARDLEADKVLGLEIGGDDYVTKPFGVRELVARCRALLRRVKAPGAGEAPTFRTFDLLVDMDKRKVQKGQEVVHLTHTEFEILRHLAKRPGKVFSREELIQSIWDVNFFGGAKTIDVHIRNLRQKLGDGPDGKGYVETVRGAGYKWRES
- a CDS encoding AAA family ATPase — its product is MKLTKLEVKGFGRLKDLNLALGDGLNIIHGLNEAGKSTLQRFIQGMLYGLQKPMAQREAKLPELDRYRPWGGGDYRGALEYELKGGGRFRVERDFGAGPLATRIFDAATGKDLTKKFGQDRRHELRFAETHLGLGDGEFTSTCCLPQLGTDQIELAAQIGEKLANLAQAGQEDLSVQRAVKVLAEQVAKIGTDRAPTQPVALKRVEVQRLETLLQAARGQRQALLDEEVRLRSRETQVATLAGAASELEGRVLASRRVRLTTRLEQIRQGEAALAQAAATAERLKPDFDPPDPLVFESAGQSRLAEL
- a CDS encoding exonuclease SbcCD subunit D, encoding MPKLLHLSDVHLDSRFDGIGLPPDLAKARRAEVRQTFADAVAMASRGRVSAVLIAGDLFEHRWVTKATVNFLRDLMADLGSTPVFIAPGNHDPLVPESYYLTLDWPRNVHIFGRREPGQLETAGRPDLGLVIHGFGAYRYDSDEDALGSVDLAALIDDPALFRVLLIHGSETTSVPDGVALFQPIDPARAAQADFDYVALGHYHRRRAACLDRTMVVYPGSPEGLNFGEPGEHGVYLIDYGEHGRPARAEFRPLGRRAHVTQPVDLTGIRSDEEAAARLLGVAEEAARRRDLFRLTLTGRLDPSLELDLRTVKAQVKPSFHFVEWQDETRPDWDLEALAKGESARAVFVREVIAKIVAEPEREPFWRRVLTAGLSAFEGRSVAG
- a CDS encoding spore coat protein; protein product: MTHVTGQYGPGRLSPKSIATSFLEGAKFMAVEDTRSALESATPQVRRAFARMADDQLRVHEDWFEVMERKGWYKVVPANNETLNMVRAEARTIGAYGGTGSMGVIGRTGNFPSNWPNEGNR